GGGATTCCTGTGAATATCAAACCGGGGGTCATCTTCTGTCTAAAGCAGACCGGTGAGGTAGAGGACGGTGAAGAGGGGAAAAAACTCAATCCGATTCATCCCTATTATCTTCTTCATATAAGTGAGGAAGGTGAGGTATCTATCGGGTTTACCAATCCAAAACGGATCTTAGAACGGTTCAGTCAGCTTTGTGTTGGGGAAACGAAGCATGACCGAGATCTTTGCCACTGGTTTAACGAAGAAACTGACAATGGCAAAGATATGACCATCTATGAGATGCTGCTCAATACCGCACTGAATTCAATTCGCGAGGAATACAACCGGAAGGTCAACGATCAACTTGACGCAAGTGCTGACGCGCTGCTGCCGATTGCTGACAACCAGATTACCGAAAAGACTGAATTTGAACTCATTACATGGTTGGTCATTAGACATTAGCCCATACTGTACTACAATCTTCCAGATTGGGTCATGTTGTAGCACAATCTTCCAGATTGTGTCTTCTGTAGACATTAGCCCATACTGTGCCACAATCTTCCAGATTGTGTCTTCTGTAGAGTTCTGTTTCTCGCCAACTGGAAATGGACGCTACACAGATAATGGATGCACCAATTCGGAAGTAGACGCTACAAAAAATATAGGTCTAAAACGGAAAAAACTAAAAATGAATCAATATAACTACAAACTCTACTATCGTCGTAACTTACCACATATACAACCTCCAGGGGCAACCTTCTTCATAACATTTAACCTGACAGGATCAATACCGAAACATCTCTTACAACAGTACATCACAGAAAAGAGAAAACTTGAAGCAGCAGAACAGATAACCTTCAAACAGAAACAAGATATCCCAAAAAAGAAACGTGAGTGGTTCCGAAAATTTGAAGAAACATTAGATCAAGCAAATAACGGACCCGTATGGCTCAAAAACGAACAGATAGCTAAATTGGTAGCTGAGAGTCTTCACCACCTAAATGGGAAAGTATATTCTTTAATTTCATACTGCATCATGGCAAACCATGTTCATATCGTATTCACACCACTGGAACTCCGACCTTCTGTAACAGATGATAAACAGACTCACACTATGCGTTACCATTCGTTATCTTCAATCATGCATTCACTCAAAAGTTATACAGCACAAAAAGCAAATCAAATGTTAGGACGTAGCGGCGCATTCTGGCAACACGAAAGTTACGACCATTGTATCCGTAATCCAGATGAGCTGCATCGAATTATTAGGTATGTCCTCAATAATCCGGTAAAAATAGGCTTAGTCAAAGAATGGAAAGAATGGAAGTGGAATTACCTATCCAAAACGTGCGACTTGTAGTAGTATCTGAAATCTTCATAGCACAAACTGGAAGTATGTGCTACGCTATAGAACCTAAGTTGCTATTTACGAGATTTTAAGCATGCAGCTAACGTTTTTCATTGAAATGTGCCATGTATCGTAGGTGTTTTGTAGCGTAAACTTCCTGCAGCTAACGTTTTTCATTGAAATGTGCCATGTATCGCAGGTGTTTTGTAGCGTAAACTTCCAGTTTGCGCCCTGAGATGCACAACCTAATAGGTTTGCGGCGTACTTGAAGAAACACCCCAGCAAAAACCCCAGATACGACGCGCATCATGCTACAAACCGGCAACTTGGGTTATAGCAGCAAAACTGGAAGTATGTGCTACAAAATTGATAACAGAGAAAGGTAGCCTAATGAATTCAGAAGTCACAATCAGACAAAACATTCAGAATGCCCTAAAGAACTTTAATAATCAACCGCTAAGAGAAGCCGCCACAACTCTCCTGAACACCCTCGGCTACTACAGCAAGCGAGTTGGAAATGACGAAATCGACACCGAGAGGTTTGACCGTCTCTTTGAATCCGCCATTGACACTGCTAAACTATCTGATAAACTCCGTATTGAAGAGTGGCAATCTTTTTTCCAAATCATGCAAGTAGCAGATGAGGAGATTAACCAACAGATAGACCCAAAGCAGGGCTCATTGTTTGAGAGTACCCAAATAGATGACGCGCTCAGAACTTCTTATATGTTCGTCACGGTTCAACTAACTAAAAATACCTACACGCGCACGCAGCTTGCTGACATCACCCGCTTTATCAACAAAGTGTATGAAAAATCGATCATGGTGATGTTCCGATACGGTGCTGTTCTCTCCCTCGCCATAATTAACCGTAGACCTAACCTCCGTAAGACTACAAAACAGGTTTTGGAAAAGGTAACACTTATCAAGGACATTAATCTTGATTCTCCGAAACGCGCGCATATAGACATTGTATCGGAGCTCCATCTCCGTCGACTCATTGAAAATGAAGGGGTGAGTAACTTCGATACACTCCATAAGGCATGGGAAGGTGTCCTCAATACGGAACCCCTCAATCGTAAATTCTATACCGAGTTATACAAATGGTATCAATGGGCAGTTACGGAATGTGAATTTCCCGATGAAAATGATGATATGCAAGTTATCCGTATGATAACGCGCCTTCTTTTTATCTGGTTTCTCAAGGAAAAGGATTTGGTGTCTGAGAATATTTTTGAGATAGAAAGTGCGGATGCATCACTAAACAACTTTTCGATGGAGACCTCTGATTACTATCAAGCTGTGCTGCAAAACTTGTTCTTTGCCACGCTTAACACGCCGATAAAAGAGCGTATGTTTAGCACGCGCGATTCGCGAAACCATCGTGACGGAAGTAAATACAGATACGAAGACCTACTTCAATATCCAAATGAATTTTTGGAATACCTTAAACAAGTTCCGTTTGTCAACGGGGGCTTATTCGACTGTCTTGATACTTTCGAGGCAACCGGCGATGGCGGTTTACGCATTGATTGTTTCACAGACAACGAAAACGATAGACAAAAACTACACGTACCAGCAGAACTCTTTTTCGATGAAGAAGATGGTCTTTTCCCTCTCTTTTCCCACTACAAGTTTACCGTTGAAGAAAATACGCCTGTTGAGCAGGAGGTTGCATTAGACCCTGAACTCCTCGGACAAGTTTTTGAAAATCTTCTCGGTGCTTATAATCCTGAAACGCGATCCACTGCACGTAAAGCCACCGGTTCCTATTATACACCACGTCAAATTGTTGATTACATGGTAGACGAAGCACTCATTGCATATTTTCTGGAGAAAGTTGAACCCTATGACAACGATAAAAAAGACTTAGAAGACCGTCTTCGTGATGACCTTCTCGCCTATAATCAGCAAGGCGAGATAGAAAAACCTAATGACCATCTTATCCATGAAAATGAAATTCAACCGATGATTGCAGCGATAAACGACCTCAAAATCATTGATCCAGCTGTTGGAACTGGCGCGTTTCCGATGGGAATTCTTAATAAACTGGTGCTAATTCTCCGTAAACTGGATCCACAGAACGAACACTGGAAGCAGCAACAACTTGCACACGCTGAAAAAATTGAGGACCCAGAAAGCAAGGAGAGTGCTCAAAAGGCAATTGAGCAGGTCTTTTCCGAAGCGAACCGTTATAACGATTATGGTAGAAAACTCTATCTCATCCAGAATTGCATTTACGGCGTAGACATCCAACCGATTGCCACTACTATTGCTAAACTCCGATTCTTCATTTCACTGGTTATTGAACAGGAATCAAATGATGATTGGAGTACAAACTACGGTATTCGTCCACTTCCCAACTTAGAGACCAAGTTTGTGGCAGCTAATACGCTTATCGGTTTGAAAGAACTAAACGAGTCTGAATTTCAACTGTTCCTTGAAAACGAAGATATCCAGCAGCTTCGGCAAGAGATCGCAGAACTTCGGAGCAAGCATTTCGGTGCAAACACCCGCCAAACCAAGTTAAGTTACATGAAGCGAGAGAAAGAATGTCGGGAGCAATTGGCAGAAGCGTTGGCAGCCAAACACGCAAAATGGTGTAAGCAGCAACAAAATAAAATAGAACAAATGGTAGCTGATATGCCATCAGAACGAGCACAACAACAGCTGCGGGAAAGGTTGCAAAGAGAATATACTATCAATGAAGCAAAACTTGCAGCAGGACTTGCGGAGGCAAATCGGATTGCTCACTGGGACGCGTATGACCAAAACGCAGTCGCTGAATTCTTTGAACCTGAGTGGATGTTCGGGGTGGAAGCCGGATTTGACATTGCCATTGGGAACCCCCCCTATATCGAGCGTAAAAAGATTAGTTCAACTGACAAGCAGGCATTGCAAACTTATTTCGACGACTTTTTTACTAGAACAGCCGACATTAGCGTCTATTTTTACAAACGCGCCGCCGAACTCCTTCGAGATAATGGTATCTTAACGTATATTTGTACGAATAAGTTTATGCGGAGTGACTACGGTGGAAAACTTCGGAGGTTCTTAACTTCTGAAATGGCACCGAAAGCTATTTTGGATTTTGGAAGTATTTCTGTTTTTGAGGCAGCGGTAGATACCTGCGTTATTCTCGCTAGAAAGAGTTTGGTCTTTGCAGACGAGACTTTCCAAACGGCAGTTCTCAGAGCAAATTTAGAAAATTTTAACTTTAAAGAAGCGTTTGAGAAACAGAGATTCTCTATGAATATTTCGCAATTAACGCTTGAAGAGTGGATATTAGAACAACCAGAAATTCTTGATTTGCTTAAAAAATTACAGAACACAGGAACACCGCTCGGTAAACACCATCTTCATCTTGGTATCAATACTGGATGTATTGATGCGTATATTATAGATTCTGCCACACGTGAACGACTAATTGCTGCAGACACCAAAAGTAGAAATATTATAAAGCCAGTGTTGAAGGGCCGAAACCTTCGCAAGTGGAAAGCAGAATGGGCAAATCTTTATTTGATCCTGATAGAAAGTAGTACCGACAAAACGTGGCCTTGGTCAGATGCAGATAATGAAATTAGAGCTGAAAAATTTTTTGCTCAAATTTACCCAGCCATTTATCAACGTATGAAACTTTATGAGAAAAAGTTGAGAGCTCGCACGAGTCCAGGAAAATTCTTTTGGGAGCTTCGTTCATGTGCCTATTATAAGGCATTTACGGGTCCGAAGATCATCTATGCAGATATAAGTTCTTCTATGCGTGCTTATTACGACAAAGATGGTTTTTTTGGTGATAGTACAATTTATAGTTTACCTACTACAGACCTCTCATTACTTGCAATTTTGAATAGCAAACTATTTGATTGGTATGCCCGATATAAGTTCTCTACCCTGAACGACACTTGGGCAGGAGGCAGTTTTCGTTGCAATAAAGCGAATATGAAACATGTTCCGATAGCAGATAGAACATCAGAACAAAAAGCAGAACTTTCTCGATTAGTTGAACAGATTTTGGCTGATCCTGACGGTGATGAAGTGCCTGTACTTGA
This is a stretch of genomic DNA from Candidatus Poribacteria bacterium. It encodes these proteins:
- a CDS encoding Eco57I restriction-modification methylase domain-containing protein, whose protein sequence is MNSEVTIRQNIQNALKNFNNQPLREAATTLLNTLGYYSKRVGNDEIDTERFDRLFESAIDTAKLSDKLRIEEWQSFFQIMQVADEEINQQIDPKQGSLFESTQIDDALRTSYMFVTVQLTKNTYTRTQLADITRFINKVYEKSIMVMFRYGAVLSLAIINRRPNLRKTTKQVLEKVTLIKDINLDSPKRAHIDIVSELHLRRLIENEGVSNFDTLHKAWEGVLNTEPLNRKFYTELYKWYQWAVTECEFPDENDDMQVIRMITRLLFIWFLKEKDLVSENIFEIESADASLNNFSMETSDYYQAVLQNLFFATLNTPIKERMFSTRDSRNHRDGSKYRYEDLLQYPNEFLEYLKQVPFVNGGLFDCLDTFEATGDGGLRIDCFTDNENDRQKLHVPAELFFDEEDGLFPLFSHYKFTVEENTPVEQEVALDPELLGQVFENLLGAYNPETRSTARKATGSYYTPRQIVDYMVDEALIAYFLEKVEPYDNDKKDLEDRLRDDLLAYNQQGEIEKPNDHLIHENEIQPMIAAINDLKIIDPAVGTGAFPMGILNKLVLILRKLDPQNEHWKQQQLAHAEKIEDPESKESAQKAIEQVFSEANRYNDYGRKLYLIQNCIYGVDIQPIATTIAKLRFFISLVIEQESNDDWSTNYGIRPLPNLETKFVAANTLIGLKELNESEFQLFLENEDIQQLRQEIAELRSKHFGANTRQTKLSYMKREKECREQLAEALAAKHAKWCKQQQNKIEQMVADMPSERAQQQLRERLQREYTINEAKLAAGLAEANRIAHWDAYDQNAVAEFFEPEWMFGVEAGFDIAIGNPPYIERKKISSTDKQALQTYFDDFFTRTADISVYFYKRAAELLRDNGILTYICTNKFMRSDYGGKLRRFLTSEMAPKAILDFGSISVFEAAVDTCVILARKSLVFADETFQTAVLRANLENFNFKEAFEKQRFSMNISQLTLEEWILEQPEILDLLKKLQNTGTPLGKHHLHLGINTGCIDAYIIDSATRERLIAADTKSRNIIKPVLKGRNLRKWKAEWANLYLILIESSTDKTWPWSDADNEIRAEKFFAQIYPAIYQRMKLYEKKLRARTSPGKFFWELRSCAYYKAFTGPKIIYADISSSMRAYYDKDGFFGDSTIYSLPTTDLSLLAILNSKLFDWYARYKFSTLNDTWAGGSFRCNKANMKHVPIADRTSEQKAELSRLVEQILADPDGDEVPVLEKEIDALVYRLYGLSANEIALIERTYRDAGMDV